From the Deltaproteobacteria bacterium genome, the window AGCCGGTTTTTCCCACGTGGGTAATCCGAGTAATCGGCTTGCTTGGCGAATCTCTCCTTTGGTAAATTCTGCTTCAACTAATGGATGAAGAATTTGATATTCAGTTGCAGCTTGTATTCCTGGGCGATAATCTCCTAGATCATCAACATTCACACCGTCGGCAATCATACGAATGGATAAGCGCACGGCTTCTCGACGGCAAATGTCATAGAGAGAGTCTTTGCAAAAATAACATCGATTCGTTGGATTCGCTGCATACTGAGGAATCGCAAGCTCATCATGAGCAATGAGGAGCAGTTCGACCTTCAATGATTTGGCTAGAGCTATTGCCTGCTCATGATCTTCCGGCGGAGTTGAAGAAGAGACGGTCATGAGTGCAATGACCCGCTCCTGGAGCACGTCCTTTGCCACTGCAAGGAGGAAACTTGAATCCACTCCACCAGAAAAAGCCACCAACATTGGCCCGCGGTCTTGAAGATACGAACGCAGTGCGTGAAGTTTCTCTTCAATTGGCCCAGATCTTAACGTTTCTTCTCTCTGCGCGTTCATTGTTCTTAAATACCTTCTGCTTGGAAAAGGTCAGTTGTTAGGTACCGTTCTCCAGCATCATAGAAAATTGCCAGCACGGTTTTTCCTTTACCAAGACGACGAGCAACTTGTAAAGCCGCAACACAGGCTGCCCCTGAAGAGATGCCAACAAGAACTCCTTCTTCTCTTGCTAATCTTCGCGTATACACTGCAGCTTCTTCATCCTCCACACGGATTATTTCGTCGTATATCGTTGTGTCTAGTACTGCGGGGACAAATCCGGCGCCAATTCCCTGTAATGAGTGATATCCAGGCTCTCCTCCCGAAAGAACGGGAGACGCGGCAGGTTCGACAGCGACAATCTGTAGATGTGGATAATGGATCTTCAGCACGTGCCCAGCGCCAGTAATCGTTCCACCAGTGCCAACGCCAGAAACGAAGGCATCAAGTTGAGGCATTTGTTGAATAATCTCTTGAGCGGTAGTGAGGCGGTGAGCGGCTGGATTCGCTGCATTGCTGAACTGTTGAGGCATGAAATACGAAGGATTACGTGCAACGATTTCTTCAGCCTTTTGTACGGCACCATGCATGCCTTTGGTATCTGGAGTGAGTACAACTGCTGCGCCATACGCTGCCAGTAAACTCTGGCGTTCTTCGCTCATGGTGTCGGGCATGGTGAGAATCAGACGATAGCCCTTAATTGCACATACGAGCGCGAGGCCAATCCCAGTATTGCCACTTGTAGGCTCAACGATTGTGTCGCCTGGATGTAGACGGCCACTTTGCTCTGCAGTGGTGATCATGTTGAGGCAGATACGATCTTTAACACTGCCTCCAGGATTCATCGATTCGAGCTTTCCCCAAACTTCTGCATCCTGATCTCCTGAAAGATTGCGTAACCGTACAACCGGCGTGTTGCCAATAAGATCACTGACTGATTGTACAACTTGGCAGGGTAGTGGCATGAGAATCTACGCTATGCAGTTTGCATCCTGTGTGGGGCGATGCTATCCAGGCGAGATGGCAAAGTCAATCGAAACTTGTTTGGGCCGTATCCTTGTGCTGTTTCCAGGGAGCCTCGGTGACTTCGTCTGTCTGTTACCGGCACTCGAAGAGTTGAAAACGGTGTCGTCAGCGCAACCCCTTACCGTGGCTGCTCGTGGTCAGTCGTTTGAAGTTGCCGCAGCAATTCCTTGGATCTCTCAGGTGTTGTCACTCGATAGCAGTGTATTTGCCTCGCTCTTTTCTTCGTCAACGCTGGTCTCTCGTGAAGCTGTACAACTCTTTTCTTCAGTTGGACAACTTGTTTCTTGGTTTGGTCATCACTCTCCAGAAATGAGAACCGCACTTGAGCGATTAGTTCCAAGACGGGTGCGGTCATTTGCTTTTTTCCGTGGACAGGAACCGATACATGCCTGCGAGTATTATTTACGTTGTTTGGGTGCGATAGGAAAACGCTGTCCATCGCTTATTGTGAGACCGGAAGATAAGTACTGGTGTGAGAGCTATTGGCAGCGTCGCGGCTGGCAAGCCGGTGCTCGCGTGCTCGTTATGCATCCCGGCAGTGGTGGGGCGAGAAAACGTTGGGCGATCGAAGGGTTCGTTCGTATCGCGCGATGGTGGCGTAGGGAAAACAATAGACAAGTAGTGATCCTGCTTGGGCCAGCAGAAGCGTGTGAGAAAGAAATCTGGCAGAAAGAGGGGATTGTCGAAAACTCACTTTCTCTCGGACAAGTTGGAGCCTTAGTCAGTCGTGCCGACTTCTATGTTGGAAACGACTCAGGCGTGAGTCATGTGGCTGGAGCCGTGGGGGCACGTGGAATAGTAATTTTTGGTCCAACGTCTCATGAACAGTGGCGCCCATTAGGAGGAGCGCTTTCCGTCCTTCTGAACCGGGAGTACCGTGCAACTGTACCCGACCAAGCTGGCATTTCTCTGCAAGAAGTTCCAGCCGAAGTTGGGATTACTGAACTAGCGCGTTTAGGGGGAATTCGGTAGGCTTCCTTTCGCAATCAGCACAAGCAATATATACAGTTATGGGCGACAGCAAAGAGATCGTCGACCACAGTGTGTATTTCGGAGGTACCGTCTATGGCAGAAGAAGAACAGGAAGGTGGACGAGGATTTAAGGTGCAAGATCGTCGGCGATTTTCACCGGAGACTGGTGAACCTCGCTCGGTAGAAGAGACGGAAAAAGGTGAGACGATAGAAACGAAAGCGGCTCCACAACAAGAATCTCCTGCCTCCGCTACGAAGACAAGGTCTGAAAATCCGTCTGCTCCTAAAGTCGAAATCTCATTTGCCAGCTTTATTCTTGGACTCAGCACTCAAGCGCTAATGTATATGGGCGAAATGCCGCCAGCACCGGGACAACCACTGATCACGGATTTCGCAGCCGCTCAGCAGATGATCGACGTACTTGCCATGCTCCAACAAAAGACCAAAGGGAACCTGGATGCGGGTGAGGCGGCAATGTTAGAAAATGCCCTCTTTGATCTGCGGATGCGTTACGTGGACTTAGCAAAGAAAGGTCGCTAGGCGACCGAGAGCAATCATGCGTCGTATATTTTGGGGAAGTGCATTTGCTGCATTTCCCCTTGTGTTGTTACTAACGGCTATTGTCGGATGGCAGTTTTACCGCGAACTTGAGCGGGAAGTCGTTACCCGGTTCTCTTCTCATCAGTGGGAAGTCCCGTCGAAGATTTATGCCGCCCCTCTCTTGCTGTATCCAGGGGAGCGTATTGAACCAGCAAAGCTCTTCGCCCAACTCTCACGCCTTGATTACCGCGTGGTCAATGGGGCGCCTCAATCGCGAGGCGAGTATGTCTATGACCAAAAGACTGGCATGCTGCAGCTTTTGCTTCGCGATACCCCCTTTCCCCAAACCGTAGCGCAGTCACAACGAGTATCTCTGCTGCTACGGCAAGGGCGAATTGAGCGTATAACAGACCTCGATGAAGGGACCCCGGTGCCATCCATCGAACTTGAACCTGAAGTCATTGCGAGCGTGTATGACCGCGACTGGGGGGACCGTCGTGTCATAAAGCTGTACGATGTGCCCTCTCAGCTTGTGAAAGCCCTGTTAGCTGCCGAAGATCACCGGTTCTTTGAACATGAGGGGATCGACCTCTGGCGTATCCTTGGCGCGATTCGGGCGAACCTTCTCGCGCGCCGTCCGGTGCAAGGCGGAAGTACGCTAACCCAACAGCTAGTGAAGAATTTTTTTCTCTCACAAGAAAAAGTCTTTAGCCGTAAAGTGGTCGAGATTTGCATGGCAACGATCGTTGAGATGCACTACTCCAAGCTAGAAATCTTGGAGAATTACCTCAACGAAATTTACTTGGGACAGAATGGTGCAAAAGGTATTTTCGGCATGTGGGAAGCGGCACGAGTCTATTTTGGCAAAGAGCCTCGTGACTTGACCCTCGGAGAAGTGGCTGTCCTGGCTGGAATGGTGAAGGCGCCCAATGCCTATTCTCCGCTCCGGCACCCTGATCGAATCATTCCACGACGTAATGATGTTCTCCAGCGAATGCGTGAATTGGGTTCTGTGAGTACAGAAGAATATGAGGCTGCGCTCAAAGAAAAAATTGTCCCGCGAACGCTTCCGGCTGATGGGAATGAGGCTCCGTATTTTGCCGACTTCATCCGGAAAGCGCTGACTGAACAGTTTCCTGACAGTACCCTTGCGACCTCTGGGTTGCGGGTCTTAACCTCGCTTGATTCCGGGTTGCAGGAGTATGCTTCTCGTGCTGTGCAAAAAGGCCTGAAAGAGCTGGAAACTAGATATCCGCGCTTACGCAGTACGACAGCGGAAGAACAATTGCAAGCCTGTCTAATCGCGATGCAACCTCAGACCGGCGCGATCCGGGCGATGATTGGCGGGCGTGATTATCAGATTTCGCAGTTCAACCGCGTAACACAAGCGCGCCGTCAACTGGGCTCGGTGTTCAAGCCGATTGTGTTTCTGACGGCGTTGAGTCGGGAACGCGAAAAACGGGAAGGGAAATTTCTTCCCTCCAGTCACCTTGAAGATGTTCCGTTTACCTGGGCGTTTCAGGGCGAAGCGTGGAATCCTGGCAACTACAATAACCGCTATCTGGGCACGGTTTCTATGCGTCGGGCGCTTGAACTCTCGCTCAATGCGGCAACTGCGCGGCTGGCGCAGGAGATTGGTCTGGATGCCATCCGTCAGACCGCCGAGAATGTCGGTTTTACCAGTCCACTCCCACAGTACCCGTCACTCGTTCTTGGGGCTGGAGAAGTCTCTCCTTTTGAAGTGGCTGTTGCCTTTAGTGCCATTGCCAATCATGGTGTGAAAACGCTACCGCGCCCGATCTCGCTCGTGATCAATCAGCAAGGAGAAACTCTTGCACAGCATGGGATCGAAATGGAACAAGTTGTTGCTCCAGAAGACGCCTACATGCTAACTCATCTCCTTGAGGGAGTTCTTGATCGTGGGACTGGCCGCACGGCGCGAGAGCGAGGATTTACTCTTCCTGCCGCGGGCAAGACCGGAACGACGAATGATTATGGTGATGCGTGGTTCGTGGGGTATACTCCAGACCTCGTAACCGTGGTGTGGGTTGGTTTTGATCAGCGCCAACCCCTTGGGCTCTCGGGAGCCCAGGCTGCGCTGCCTATTTGGACCAATTTCATGAAACAAGTAACCGCAGGGCAATCCTCAGCGGCATTTCTTCCACCTGTCGGAGTGACGGTCGTCGCCATTGATCCGCAAACCGGATTACGGGCGACTGATCAATGCCCTATCGTTATGGATGAAGCGTTTTACGCTGGTGAGGAACCGCGGGCCCCGTGCTCTCGACATGGAACCGGCGTTGTTCCAGTTGAGACAAACCCTGAGCGACGCGAGTTAGATGCTGGTGAAGATGGTAGGGCAGAGGAGCGAGGTCGTCGTCCACCAGCACAGGAAAAGCCGTGGTGGCGAATTTTTTGATATCTATGCAAACCACATGGAAAATTGTTGTCGTCACTATCGCTCTTCTGTTCTTCTCGATTTTCCTTTGGAAGTGGCAGCCCTCTGCGCAGGAATATCAGCGCAGAGGTGCAGAGGGAGCGTTAGAGGAAGAGGAACTCGCTCCTGATTCGCAGGTTGTCACGCCGGAGGATGAATTCACGGATGAGCACAGTGCTGACGAAGAGTCGCGTGATCAATATCCTGAAGCTGAAGAGGACTTTTCATATCGAGATTCAGAGAACCGACCATCTGTTCCGCCAGTGGATGATGCAACCTCGTCCTTACCTGAAATGAATCCGCCGCCTGACACAGAGAGTGCCGAAGAGCCGCCGGTTGCTACAAGTGGTCCGCCAGCGCTTCCTGGAACGGATTCTCTGTTACCACGAGAGCGGGTTGCGGTGACGCTTGTTGCCGCTGGCGTCGAGGCGATGGACAAAGAGGAAGGGGGACGAGCACGAAGCCTCTTTGAACGCGCAATCGAAATCGCTCCACTGCAGCCATATAGCTACTACTTCTTGGGCAAATTGGCGTTGACACATGGTGAACATCAAAGAGCACTGCCACTCTTACGCAAAGCCGACACCTTGTTGACGCGTGGAGATTTGGCGTGGCGCAGCGAAGCGATCAGTACTCAAGGAGCGGTGTATGAGGATCTGGGCGAACTGCCACAAGCGCGCAGAGCATATCGCAAAAGCCTCCGATTATTTCCGCAGAACTTGCGCGCCATGAGTGCGCTTGCGCGTCTCGCCGGAGAGGAGCCGGATGCTGACGACACCGTTCCCCAGTAGCCCATTGCTCATACTCGGTATCGAGACCTCCTGTGATGATACGGCGGCAGCAGTCATACGCGGGAAAGAGATCCTTGCCAATGTCGTTTCGTCACAAGATCATGTCCATAGTTGTTATGGCGGAGTCGTGCCTGAACTCGCTTCTCGTCATCACATGGAAAATGTTCTTCCCATCGTTGACCAAGCGCTGGTCCAGGCACAGGTGCGATTAGACCAGCTTGACGGGATTGCGGTCACGTGTGGTCCTGGTTTGGTCGGATCGTTGCTCGTTGGTGTATCAGTGGCAAAAGCCCTGGCGATGGCGAAGACTGTACCATTGATTGGCATCAATCATCTTGAAGGTCATTTGCTTGCGGTGTTACTCGAACAAGACGTGAAATTTCCGTTTCTCTGTTTGCTGGTGTCCGGAGGCCATACGTCTTTGTACCTAGCGCGTGATTGGGGGGAATATCAACGACTTGGCGCCACGCGTGACGATGCCGCAGGTGAAGCCTTCGACAAAGGGGCAAAGATGCTCGGCCTTGGCTATCCGGGTGGGCGAGTGATTGATCAGTTAGCAAAGCAAGGGAACCCGCAAGCGATCCTATTCCCTCGTGCTCACCTCAGAGCCGTGCCGTATAAGACGAAAGAGACAGGAGTGTACGATTTCAGTTTTAGTGGCCTTAAAACTGCGCTGCGTCAATTTCTTGCCGCTCCTGAACGAGGGAGTTATCGAGACGAAGATATTGTTGCCAGTTATCAAGAGGCGATTGTTGAAATGTTAGTCGCCAATGTCTTACGGGCCGCGCGTGACTACAACGCACAAAGAATAGTGATTTCTGGCGGAGTGTCGGCGAACTCACGCTTACGTCAACGTATGACAGAGGAAGGAGAAAAAAATGGTCTGCGAGTTTTTCTTCCTTCCGTGAAACTTTGTACTGACAACGCCGCGATGATTGCCTTTGCTGGTGCCTGGAGACTCGCGGCTGGGCAACGCGCTTCGTTACAACTCAACGCTGCCGCTGCTCTTCCGCTCTAACGTATCCATTGTGCCTTCTTTACTCCAACAAACCCGCTTTGTACTCAACGAACTCGGTGTTCGACCACACAAGCAGTTTGGTCAACACTTTCTCATTAACCCGACTGTTGTCACGCACATGATCGAAGCAGCGGAGATTCATCCGCAAGATAGTGTCCTCGAAATTGGCCCTGGACTGGGCGTGCTATCTGATGAACTCGCTGTTCGTGCGGGTCGATTGTATCTCGTCGATGTCGATACCGTTCTGGTTGCGCGATTGGAAAAGCACTT encodes:
- the larE gene encoding ATP-dependent sacrificial sulfur transferase LarE; translated protein: MNAQREETLRSGPIEEKLHALRSYLQDRGPMLVAFSGGVDSSFLLAVAKDVLQERVIALMTVSSSTPPEDHEQAIALAKSLKVELLLIAHDELAIPQYAANPTNRCYFCKDSLYDICRREAVRLSIRMIADGVNVDDLGDYRPGIQAATEYQILHPLVEAEFTKGEIRQASRLLGLPTWEKPASPCLSSRIPYGTQITARMLSQIAQAEAFIRALGFRELRVRHHATSARIELHREDLQKALSPSVISSFRNELKQQGFTSVLLDLEGYRSGVFNETIQK
- the cysK gene encoding cysteine synthase A codes for the protein MPLPCQVVQSVSDLIGNTPVVRLRNLSGDQDAEVWGKLESMNPGGSVKDRICLNMITTAEQSGRLHPGDTIVEPTSGNTGIGLALVCAIKGYRLILTMPDTMSEERQSLLAAYGAAVVLTPDTKGMHGAVQKAEEIVARNPSYFMPQQFSNAANPAAHRLTTAQEIIQQMPQLDAFVSGVGTGGTITGAGHVLKIHYPHLQIVAVEPAASPVLSGGEPGYHSLQGIGAGFVPAVLDTTIYDEIIRVEDEEAAVYTRRLAREEGVLVGISSGAACVAALQVARRLGKGKTVLAIFYDAGERYLTTDLFQAEGI
- a CDS encoding glycosyltransferase family 9 protein, which produces MRIYAMQFASCVGRCYPGEMAKSIETCLGRILVLFPGSLGDFVCLLPALEELKTVSSAQPLTVAARGQSFEVAAAIPWISQVLSLDSSVFASLFSSSTLVSREAVQLFSSVGQLVSWFGHHSPEMRTALERLVPRRVRSFAFFRGQEPIHACEYYLRCLGAIGKRCPSLIVRPEDKYWCESYWQRRGWQAGARVLVMHPGSGGARKRWAIEGFVRIARWWRRENNRQVVILLGPAEACEKEIWQKEGIVENSLSLGQVGALVSRADFYVGNDSGVSHVAGAVGARGIVIFGPTSHEQWRPLGGALSVLLNREYRATVPDQAGISLQEVPAEVGITELARLGGIR
- a CDS encoding tetratricopeptide repeat protein gives rise to the protein MQTTWKIVVVTIALLFFSIFLWKWQPSAQEYQRRGAEGALEEEELAPDSQVVTPEDEFTDEHSADEESRDQYPEAEEDFSYRDSENRPSVPPVDDATSSLPEMNPPPDTESAEEPPVATSGPPALPGTDSLLPRERVAVTLVAAGVEAMDKEEGGRARSLFERAIEIAPLQPYSYYFLGKLALTHGEHQRALPLLRKADTLLTRGDLAWRSEAISTQGAVYEDLGELPQARRAYRKSLRLFPQNLRAMSALARLAGEEPDADDTVPQ
- a CDS encoding PBP1A family penicillin-binding protein; translated protein: MRRIFWGSAFAAFPLVLLLTAIVGWQFYRELEREVVTRFSSHQWEVPSKIYAAPLLLYPGERIEPAKLFAQLSRLDYRVVNGAPQSRGEYVYDQKTGMLQLLLRDTPFPQTVAQSQRVSLLLRQGRIERITDLDEGTPVPSIELEPEVIASVYDRDWGDRRVIKLYDVPSQLVKALLAAEDHRFFEHEGIDLWRILGAIRANLLARRPVQGGSTLTQQLVKNFFLSQEKVFSRKVVEICMATIVEMHYSKLEILENYLNEIYLGQNGAKGIFGMWEAARVYFGKEPRDLTLGEVAVLAGMVKAPNAYSPLRHPDRIIPRRNDVLQRMRELGSVSTEEYEAALKEKIVPRTLPADGNEAPYFADFIRKALTEQFPDSTLATSGLRVLTSLDSGLQEYASRAVQKGLKELETRYPRLRSTTAEEQLQACLIAMQPQTGAIRAMIGGRDYQISQFNRVTQARRQLGSVFKPIVFLTALSREREKREGKFLPSSHLEDVPFTWAFQGEAWNPGNYNNRYLGTVSMRRALELSLNAATARLAQEIGLDAIRQTAENVGFTSPLPQYPSLVLGAGEVSPFEVAVAFSAIANHGVKTLPRPISLVINQQGETLAQHGIEMEQVVAPEDAYMLTHLLEGVLDRGTGRTARERGFTLPAAGKTGTTNDYGDAWFVGYTPDLVTVVWVGFDQRQPLGLSGAQAALPIWTNFMKQVTAGQSSAAFLPPVGVTVVAIDPQTGLRATDQCPIVMDEAFYAGEEPRAPCSRHGTGVVPVETNPERRELDAGEDGRAEERGRRPPAQEKPWWRIF
- a CDS encoding DUF1844 domain-containing protein, coding for MAEEEQEGGRGFKVQDRRRFSPETGEPRSVEETEKGETIETKAAPQQESPASATKTRSENPSAPKVEISFASFILGLSTQALMYMGEMPPAPGQPLITDFAAAQQMIDVLAMLQQKTKGNLDAGEAAMLENALFDLRMRYVDLAKKGR
- the tsaD gene encoding tRNA (adenosine(37)-N6)-threonylcarbamoyltransferase complex transferase subunit TsaD, whose translation is MLTTPFPSSPLLILGIETSCDDTAAAVIRGKEILANVVSSQDHVHSCYGGVVPELASRHHMENVLPIVDQALVQAQVRLDQLDGIAVTCGPGLVGSLLVGVSVAKALAMAKTVPLIGINHLEGHLLAVLLEQDVKFPFLCLLVSGGHTSLYLARDWGEYQRLGATRDDAAGEAFDKGAKMLGLGYPGGRVIDQLAKQGNPQAILFPRAHLRAVPYKTKETGVYDFSFSGLKTALRQFLAAPERGSYRDEDIVASYQEAIVEMLVANVLRAARDYNAQRIVISGGVSANSRLRQRMTEEGEKNGLRVFLPSVKLCTDNAAMIAFAGAWRLAAGQRASLQLNAAAALPL